From the Prochlorococcus marinus CUG1416 genome, the window TAATGAAGCACCACCAACTAAAACTCCATCTATGTCACTCATTGACATAATTTCGTCAATATTATTAGGTTTAACGGATCCACCATATTGAATAATTAAATCTTCAAAACCTATTAATTCTCGAATCAAAGAACATATCTTATTAGCGTCTTTAGCCTCACATGTTTTACCTGTCCCAATAGCCCAAATTGGTTCATAGGCCACTACGAGATTAGATGGATCTGTATTTTCCAGTCCTTGTTCAACTTGTCTAGTGATAACTCTATATGCTTCTCCTCTCTCTCTTTGTTCTAATGTTTCTCCAACACAAACTATTGGGGTAAGTCCACTAGCCTGTGCAAAAACTGCTCTTTTATTAATTTGTTCATCACTTTCACTAAAATATTTCCTTGGTTCACTATGACCAACTATTGCATATGAGACTCGATGTTCAATAAGCATTTTTGGAGATATTTCCGCCGTAAAAGCCCCTTCATCTTCCCAATGAATATTTTGACTAGAAATATCTAAAAAATCAAAATCAGAATAATTAGAAAAGGTTGAAATAGCTGTAAAAGGTGGAGCAATAACAACTTTACGATCATCCTTTATGTTTTTTATTAAAGGTAAAAACTCTTCTAAATAAGACTTAGCTTCAGCACAAGTCATGTGCATTTTCCAATTACCAGCAATAACAGGTTTTCTCAAAATACTATCTCCAAGAAAATCATATTAATATAAATTGAGCTGCAAGAGGGAACTATTCAAAAATTAATTCATTTTGTAGCAACATTACTTTATCTCCCTTATTTAATTTTCTTCCTCTTCTGGTTTCAATTACACCGTTAACTTTGACGGAACCGGATTTAATAACAATTTTTGCTTCTCCACCAGAAGATACCAAATTTTTCCATTTTAAGAATTGATCTAATTTCATTGTTTCTGTAGCCAAATATAAAGTAGGATAAATAATAAAATATATAATATCTTGCGATTAATACCTCCAGTCAGACCATATTCAAATAGGTTTATAAAGGGTTTTATATGCATGGTTATTTATGTAGCTTGTTGGCCTTTGCTAGCTTATTTGGCTGGCAACTTAATACCCGCAATTGGATCTGGTGATCTTTCCAAAGTTTCTAGCATAATAGTTAAGTCTTTATTAGTATTTTTAATTCAAAAAACTGCACAATTTGGACAGGATGTTTTTATAGCAAAACCATCATTAGAAATTAGTGAAGTAATGAGAGGAAATTTATTTAGCAAAATTCAAAAAATTGAGATGAATTCTGTTGAAAAAATTTCAGCCGGAGATATTACTTATAGACTTACAGAAGATGTAGATAGAGTAAGCGAAGTTATTTATAAAACAGCTCAAGATACTATTCCGTGTACGTTACAATTATTAGCGGTAATAATATACATGTTTTATTTAGATTGGTCACTCACATTATCAACTTTTTTATTAGCACCATTGATTATTTTTTCAGTTAATAGTTTTGGAAGAAAAGTTCTATTAGCATCTGAAAGTAGTCAAGAATCAACTAGTAACTTAGCAAGTTTAATAGGTGAATCTATAAATGGAATGTCGACAATAAGATCTTTTGCTGCCGAAAATTGGATTGAGAATAGATTTTATAAAAGATTAAGTGATAATAAAAAAGCAAAATATAAAACATTGAAATTACTTGCATTTCAGCATCCAGTTGTAGGATTTGTAGAAGCTTTTGGAATATTAGCAATATTAGGTTTAGGAGCCGCAAGAATCAACCTAGGCCTTCTAACTAGTGAAGAATTTAGTAGTTTTTTTGCTGCAATATTAATGCTTATTGATCCAATAAGCCATGTTAGTACAAATTTTAATGACTATAAACAGACGGAAGCATCGATAAAAAGATTGAAAAAGATAAATCTAGAACCTATTGAAGATGATAAAGATAATTTGAAAAGGATATCCAATATTGAAGGCAAAATATCTTTTAAAAAAGTTAATTTTGGATATGAAAAAGATAATCAAGTTCTTAAAGATATCGATTTAGAAATTAACAAAGGGGAAGTTACAGCCTTAGTTGGAGCTTCAGGAGCCGGCAAAAGTACAATGATGGCCTTAATATTAAAATTCATAAGGCCAAATAATGGAGACATTTTTATTGATGATAAAAATCTAAGATTATTAAATACAAAAGATATAAGAAAAAACATTGCACTAGTACAACAACAGCCTTTTTTGTTTTCTGGAAAAATTATTGATGTAATAAGAATGGGAAGGAGTTACACAAAAGAAGCAATTATAGAATCAGCGAAACTATCAAATGCTCACAACTTCATTCAAGATCTTCCTGATAAATATGAAACTAAGATAACGGAAAGAAGTTCAAATTTCTCAGGAGGTCAGATCCAGAGGATTGCAATTGCAAGAGCAATACTAGGAAACCCATCTATTCTTCTCTTAGACGAGGCCACAAGTGCATTAGATGCAGAATCAGAAGCAGAAGTTCAAGAAGGGCTTAATAGAGCCATGAAGAATAGAACTGTTATTGTAATTGCTCATAGATTAGCCACTACTCAAGAAGCAGATAAAATAGTTGTTTTCGATAAAGGTAAAATTATTGAGGTTGGTAAACATATTGATTTACTTAATAATGAAGGGATTTATAAAGAATTATGTGAAAAACAGTTAATTAAGAAATTATAATTATATTTTATTTATTAAAAAGTAAAATTCATGAGTGAAGACACAAATGATTCTGGGAACCCAGTATTAACCTTTGAAGGGAAAAAGTATTTGATAAATGAACTTTCTAAGGATATAAAAGAATCTATAAAAGGATTACAAATAGCGGAAACACAACTTAAGATGCATGAGGATACATTGAAATTACTTTCAATTAGTCGAAATTCTTTAGCAAATCAATTAAGAGAAAAACTAAAAAATTTAGATTGAGTTTAATAATTATGGATTTCTTGTAGAGAGTAAGTATCAATTTTATTACTTCGAAGGGCTTTGATGGCTTTAATAGCGGCTTTGGCTCCAGGAATGGTTGTAAAAGTTGGAATATTATATTCTAAAGCAGCACGTCTTAAATATGCGTCGTCATGAAGAGCCTGAGAGCCAATTGGTGTATTAATTATTAATTGAACAAGTCCCGAACGAATTAAGTCCTCTATATTTGGTCTACCTTCATGAACTTTTAGCACTTCTTCAACTTGAAGGCCTAAATCAATCAAATATGAAGCTGTACCTTTTGTTGCAATTAATTTAAATCCTAAAGTCAACAATTCCTTTGCAATTTGAACAAGATACTTTTTATCTAAATCATTAGTAGACAAAAAAGCTACTCCCTCAGTGGGAACACCATTTCCTGCTGCCAATTCTGACTTAGCATAAGCAATTCCAAAATCTTTAGCTAAACCCATAACTTCTCCAGTAGATCTCATTTCAGGACCAAGTAGTGTATCGGATCCTGGAAATCGTTTAAAAGGCAAGACGGCTTCTTTTACTGCCTGATATTTTGGAGAAAATTCTTTAGTAAAATTAACATCTTCTAATGTAAAGCCTTGCATTAACTGGGTAGCTATTTTTGCAACTGGTTTACCTATGGCCTTTGAAACAAATGGGACAGTTCTGGAAGCTCTTGGATTTGCCTCAAGAATAAATAATTTATTTTCATCATTATTTAAATTTGTCATTGCGAATTGCAAATTAATTAAACCAACAACATTTAGTCTTTTTGCAATTAATTTAGTCCAGTTCTTTACAGTCTCTAGAGTGGAAGTTGAAAGAGAAATGGTTGGTAAACAACAAGCTGAATCTCCAGAATGAATTCCTGCAGGTTCTACATGTTCCATTAAACCAGCAATTACAACTGAACCTTCTGAATCACATAAAGCATCAACATCTATCTCAATAGCATTATTCAAATATTGATCAAGAAGTATTGGATGATCAGGCGAAACTTTAACTGCTTCAGAGATGTATCGCGACAATTCGTTCTGATCTTTAACAATTTCCATAGCCCTGCCTCCTAAAACATAAGAGGGTCTTACAACTAAAGGGAATCCAATATTTTGTGCAACAGATTGTGCTTCATTTTGATTACGAGCTATGCCGTTTAAAGGTTGTCTAATACTTAATTCCTTAAGTATTTTTGTAAATTCCTCTCTATCTTCAGCTAAATCGATTGAGATTGGAGAAGTACCAAGAATTCTTGATCCAGTTTTTAGCCCATCATTAGATTTAAGCCATTCAAGTAAAGGTAATGATAATTTCAGTGGAGTTTGACCTCCAAATTGAACAATCAGACCATATGGATTTTCCGCTTCTATTATATTGAGCACATCCTCTAGAGTTACAGGCTCAAAATATAAAATATCGCTAGTATCATAATCTGTTGATACAGTTTCAGGATTACTATTAACCATTATTGTTTCATAACCATTTGTAGAAGCTTGATATGATGCATGGCAACAACAGTAATCAAATTCTATTCCTTGACCAATTCTGTTTGGCCCCCCCCCTAAAATCATAATTTTTTTAGATTTTTCATTTTTTGAAATCTCGCTATCAAAAGTTTGAGAATTTAATTCAATAAAAGACTCTTCGTAAGTTGAATAATGATAGGGAGTTGAAGATGAAAACTCAGCTGAACAAGTATCAACAGTTTTATAAATAGGTATTATGTTCAAATCTTTTCTATATCTTCTTACTTCAAAAAACTCAGAATTAGTTAACTTTGCTATCTGTTGATCTGAGAACCCAAGTTGTTTAGTATGTAGCATCAAATCTCTATCTAAATCATAAAGTTCTTTTTCTTTCAAAAATTTATTTTCGAAATTAAAGATATTGCGTAATTTCTCGATAAACCATAAATCTATATTCGTAACTTCTTGAATATAAGAATTAGTTTTTCCTAACTTCATAGCTTGTTTAATTATGAGAATCCTTTCAGATGTTGGGTTTCTCAAACTATTCTTTAAGTCATTCTCATTCCTAGATTCTTCGAGTGAATCAGATTCCCAACCACAAATCCCGACTTCTAGGGACCTTAAAGCTTTCTGAAATGATTCTTCAAAAGATCGACCGATTGCCATTGACTCACCAACGGATTTCATGGCTGTGCTTAATGTATTTGAAGAGCCTTTAAACTTTTCAAAAGCAAACCTAGGTATTTTGGTGACAACGTAATCAATTGAAGGCTCAAAACATGCAGGTGTTTTTTTCGTTATGTCATTAATTATCTCATCAAGTGTATAGCCAACAGATAATAAAGCTGCAATCTTGGCTATTGGGAATCCAGTTGCTTTACTTGCCAAGGCTGAGGATCTACTCACACGAGGATTCATTTCTATAACAATTACTTCGCCATTGGTTGGATTTATAGCAAATTGAATATTACTCCCCCCAGTTTCAACTCCCACCTCTCTAATAATTTTCAATGACAAGTCTCTCAATCTCTGATACTCCTTATCTGTTAAGGTCTGTGCGGGAGCTACAGTTATCGAATCTCCAGTATGAACACCCATTGGATCTAAATTTTCAATACTGCATACTATTACAACGTTATCAGCAGTATCTCTCATCACCTCTAATTCAAACTCCTTCCATCCAATAAGGGATTTCTCAATCAATATTTGATTAGTTGGACTTTCCTCTAAGCCTGTTTTACACAATTCAACAAATTCTTCAAGATTATAAGCAATTCCACCTCCTACACCACCTAAAGTAAATGCAGGCCTAATTATCAGAGGATAAGAATTAATTTTTTTTGATACCTCTTTAGCTTCAGCCAGATTAGAGGCTATTCCAGATGGACATACATTTACATTTATTTTTTCCATCGATTCTTTAAACAATTTCCTATCTTCAGCTTTATTAATAGCTCTTAAATCAGCGCCTATTAATTCAACATTATTTTTTATTAAAAAATCTGATTCTGATAATTTAACAGCAAGATTCAAGGCAGTTTGACCTCCCATGGTGGGAAGAATTGCATCAGGTTTTTCTTTTAAAATTATCTGAGAAACGATTTCGGGGGTCAATGGTTCAATATATGTTTTGCTTGCAATTTCAGGATCAGTCATTATCGATGCAGGATTTGAATTTATCAAGATAATTTCATAACCAGCTTTTCTTAAAGCTTTACAAGCTTGAGTGCCAGAGTAATCAAATTCGCAAGCTTGTCCTATAACAATCGGTCCTGAACCTAGAATAAGAATTTTTTTAAGATCACCTCTTTGAGGCATAATTTAAAACCTTCATTTTTTTTATGCTACTGATAAATCATCAGATGTTAATCAAGTTACTTGAAAAGCAACATTTGTTTCTATAGTATTAATAGAAATAAATTTTTTATGAGCGAACTTCAACGACTTAAAAGTTTGTTGCCTCCAGAAAATGAAAGTTGGGTTTTTATTGAAGCTGCTGCTGCTATAGACCCTCCTTTAATAACACTTGAGGAAATTGGTCGTGACGAAGTTGAAATCCAAATAGATTTAGATGAATGGGATAACTTTGCAATTGACCACAGAAATTTATTATTTTGGCACGAAGTAGGGAAAATTCAAAATGACACAATTCCCCGAGATGGTTGGGAAATGGCTGCTCTTGCCATAGGACTTGGAGGGGCAATAGGCGAGTTGTGGGTACAAGATGGGCTACTTTTATTACTTGCTCTTGGTTTAACAAGTTTTGCAGGTTATAGATTATATATAAAAAATAATTCTGAAAAAAAAATTCAAGATGCTATTTTTGCAGATGAAAGAGCTATAGATCTCGCTTGTAGATTTGGATACAGTATCCCAAACGCTTATAAAAGTCTTGGAGGAGCATTAAAGGAGTTAATTGAGAAAACTCGAAAAAAGAAAAAAAGAAGCTTTTTTGAGGATAGATTAGATGCCTTAAGAAAAAGTGCAGAAAAAGCTAGATCAGAATTGTCTCAGCAAGAAGGTTCAGAAAAATCAGTCTCAAGTGAAAATGTATATGGACAATAAAAATTTGGTTTTGATGGCAGCTAAAGCTTGTGAAGAAAAAAAGGCTAAAGACATAAAACTTATAAAAATTGACAATGTATCTTTCATTAGTGAATGGATATTGATTGCGGAAGGATTATCAGATGTACAAGTTAGATCTATAACTAACTCTGTAGAAGGAGAACTGAGAGAAAAGGCTAGAATTGAACCAATAAGAAAAGAAGGGGTTAATGAGGCGAAATGGGCTTTACTTGATTATGGTGATTTAATTGTAAATATTTTTCAACCAGAAATAAGAAAATTTTATGACCTTGAATCATTCTGGAGTAATGGAGATAATATTACATTTCCATAATTATTAATTTATGAACGAATCTAAATGTCCTGTACCTCGAGAGCAACAACCCACAAATGAATTCATTGAATTGTCTAAATCAAACATTTTTTCATGGCCAAAATCAAAAAAATCACTAATTCTTGTCTTGATTAAATTCTGGGTATTTGCTTTTATTATATTTCTTGTTATTTCTACTGGAAGTATATATTTCAAAACATCCCTTTTAAAATATATTCTATTAAGTTTTTTTAGTAGCTTATCAATCCCTCTCTTGATTTCTATCAGGTTATATATTGGTTGGAATCATGTATTTAGGAGATTAACATCTGAAAGAGTTGAGTACGAAGAATCCGGATGGTATGACGGTCAAGTATGGATAAAACCATTATTTTTAAAAGAAAAAGAATCACTTATAGCCTCAATTGAGGTAAAGCCTATTTTGAGAAATTTAATTCAGATTTTTTCTATTATCTCAGTCTTAGCTTTGTCTGGAATTTTACTTTTTCAATATAACAATTTCTAAATGAGTTCAAATTTCAAAAACCTTTACACCTCGAATAACCCTCCTTTACAAGCAATCTTAATGAGAGGTACAAACATTGAGTCAGTACATAAGATTCATGCTGTTATTAGCGATAAGAAAGGGAGGGTTTTAATGTGCGCAGGAAATCCAGAATATAAAAGTTTTATAAGGTCAGCGCTAAAACCTTTTCAGGCAATACCTTTTGTAAGTAGTGGAGCTGCATCAAAAATAAATAATGATTCAAAATCAATTGCATTAGCATGCGGTTCACATGCCGGTACAAAAATTCATTCAAGGGAAGCCTTCAAAATTCTATGGGAATACGACATCGACATTAATAACCTTAAATGTCCAAGATATAAGGAAAGTCCATTAGAACATAATTGTTCAGGTAAACATGCAGCTTTTCTAGCTACATGCAAAAAAATGAATTGGCCATTAGAAAGTTACTTAAAGGGGGATCATCCACTTCAAATCGAAATATTCAGAATTATTTCTGAATTTCTTGAAATACCGATATCTAACGTAAAAGCAGAACGTGATGATTGTGGCGCCCCAACTCTTTATTTAAAACTAATAGAAATGTCCAAGTTGTATTCACTTCTAAGCAGTTCAGAAAATGCTGAATTAGAACAAATAAGTAGAGCTATGACAACTAACCCAATAATGATAAGTGACAACAATAAATTTGATACAGAAATAATTAAGGCTTCTCATGGACAAGTTATAGGTAAAGGAGGAGCAGAGGGAATACAGTGCCTATGTAAGGTAAATGAAGGGATAGGATTGGCTTTAAAAGTAGAGGATGGTTCAAAAAGAGCTAAACATGCTGTTAGTCTTCACTTACTAAAACAGTTAGAGTGGATATCTGACTTAAGAATTCAAGACATTGAAGAAAAGGTGTTTAATTTTTCTGAGGGAGTGCGAATTGAAGTTAAAGGTCAATTAAAATTCCAAGAATCCTAAAGAAATAGAAAAAATAACCCTTTCAGATGTATGCTATGTATATGACGCGGGGTAGAGCAGTCTGGTAGCTCGTCGGGCTCATAACCCGAAGGTCGGAAGTTCAAATCTCCCCCCCGCCACCATTTAGGAACCCGCCATGAGCGGGTTTTTTAGTAAATTCAGTAGGTATTAATTAATTACATAAAAAAGAGATTGACTCCATCCTCAAGGAATCAATCTCATTCACTTATAAATTGCTATTAATTTTTTTAATGGGCTGGCTGCTTAAACCAATTTTATAAAATTCTCTGGTGGACAATCAATCATTTCTAATCCCTCCTATTCATTATCTAAAAAATACTACAGATGTTTATATATGTATATGCGTAGTTATGCCGATTTATTTTTTCTAAATGAAGGAACTGGCGTCTTCCAAAGTTTTTTAAGTTGAGCAATATAAAAAATCAATTTGATTCTCTTATTATATGGATTTGTTTTTACATAGTTAAAGCCATAAGTTAGGTGATCAATCATTTTAAAGCTTGATAATCCCCATAACCCAGTCTTTAAAAAAAACATTAGAACTACAGATTGTTTTTATAAGTAATAAAATTAACTATTTATGGTGTTGATTGTTTCTGTTTAATTTGTCATCATAGGAATCCCCATCACTCAGGCTCGCAAGAGTCTTTTTTTTGTCTAAAAATAATTGGCTTTTGTAATTGGATAGACAAGAATATCTCATTAAAAATAACTAACAAAGTGTCTAGATCTACTTCCTTATTTAAATCTTTTAAGAGATAACAATAATAATTAGTCTTTGTTCTGTGATTCCACTCTCGATATTTCTAGTAGTCCTAGGTCTGTATGTTGCGATTAGTAAAAAGATTTATGCCTTATTTCTAAGAAAACATTGGATAAACAATAGAAATAACTAATCGTCGTATACCAAGCACCGTGGGTTGGATGGATTTAATTCACATTCCTTATCCCAGTAATCAGCTAAGTCCGATGAAATCCCTTTCTCATGAATTAGTTCCTTGAGAGTTGAATATTCTTTTCTATTATCTAGATCTTTTTTATTTTTATCTTGAATTGCGAATGGTGATCTTTTAAAATTCATAATTAATTACCTCAAAATTTTTGTTGGATTCTGGTTAC encodes:
- the carB gene encoding carbamoyl-phosphate synthase large subunit is translated as MPQRGDLKKILILGSGPIVIGQACEFDYSGTQACKALRKAGYEIILINSNPASIMTDPEIASKTYIEPLTPEIVSQIILKEKPDAILPTMGGQTALNLAVKLSESDFLIKNNVELIGADLRAINKAEDRKLFKESMEKINVNVCPSGIASNLAEAKEVSKKINSYPLIIRPAFTLGGVGGGIAYNLEEFVELCKTGLEESPTNQILIEKSLIGWKEFELEVMRDTADNVVIVCSIENLDPMGVHTGDSITVAPAQTLTDKEYQRLRDLSLKIIREVGVETGGSNIQFAINPTNGEVIVIEMNPRVSRSSALASKATGFPIAKIAALLSVGYTLDEIINDITKKTPACFEPSIDYVVTKIPRFAFEKFKGSSNTLSTAMKSVGESMAIGRSFEESFQKALRSLEVGICGWESDSLEESRNENDLKNSLRNPTSERILIIKQAMKLGKTNSYIQEVTNIDLWFIEKLRNIFNFENKFLKEKELYDLDRDLMLHTKQLGFSDQQIAKLTNSEFFEVRRYRKDLNIIPIYKTVDTCSAEFSSSTPYHYSTYEESFIELNSQTFDSEISKNEKSKKIMILGGGPNRIGQGIEFDYCCCHASYQASTNGYETIMVNSNPETVSTDYDTSDILYFEPVTLEDVLNIIEAENPYGLIVQFGGQTPLKLSLPLLEWLKSNDGLKTGSRILGTSPISIDLAEDREEFTKILKELSIRQPLNGIARNQNEAQSVAQNIGFPLVVRPSYVLGGRAMEIVKDQNELSRYISEAVKVSPDHPILLDQYLNNAIEIDVDALCDSEGSVVIAGLMEHVEPAGIHSGDSACCLPTISLSTSTLETVKNWTKLIAKRLNVVGLINLQFAMTNLNNDENKLFILEANPRASRTVPFVSKAIGKPVAKIATQLMQGFTLEDVNFTKEFSPKYQAVKEAVLPFKRFPGSDTLLGPEMRSTGEVMGLAKDFGIAYAKSELAAGNGVPTEGVAFLSTNDLDKKYLVQIAKELLTLGFKLIATKGTASYLIDLGLQVEEVLKVHEGRPNIEDLIRSGLVQLIINTPIGSQALHDDAYLRRAALEYNIPTFTTIPGAKAAIKAIKALRSNKIDTYSLQEIHNY
- the rsfS gene encoding ribosome silencing factor, which encodes MDNKNLVLMAAKACEEKKAKDIKLIKIDNVSFISEWILIAEGLSDVQVRSITNSVEGELREKARIEPIRKEGVNEAKWALLDYGDLIVNIFQPEIRKFYDLESFWSNGDNITFP
- a CDS encoding RNA-binding S4 domain-containing protein, producing the protein MKLDQFLKWKNLVSSGGEAKIVIKSGSVKVNGVIETRRGRKLNKGDKVMLLQNELIFE
- a CDS encoding ABC transporter ATP-binding protein, with the protein product MVIYVACWPLLAYLAGNLIPAIGSGDLSKVSSIIVKSLLVFLIQKTAQFGQDVFIAKPSLEISEVMRGNLFSKIQKIEMNSVEKISAGDITYRLTEDVDRVSEVIYKTAQDTIPCTLQLLAVIIYMFYLDWSLTLSTFLLAPLIIFSVNSFGRKVLLASESSQESTSNLASLIGESINGMSTIRSFAAENWIENRFYKRLSDNKKAKYKTLKLLAFQHPVVGFVEAFGILAILGLGAARINLGLLTSEEFSSFFAAILMLIDPISHVSTNFNDYKQTEASIKRLKKINLEPIEDDKDNLKRISNIEGKISFKKVNFGYEKDNQVLKDIDLEINKGEVTALVGASGAGKSTMMALILKFIRPNNGDIFIDDKNLRLLNTKDIRKNIALVQQQPFLFSGKIIDVIRMGRSYTKEAIIESAKLSNAHNFIQDLPDKYETKITERSSNFSGGQIQRIAIARAILGNPSILLLDEATSALDAESEAEVQEGLNRAMKNRTVIVIAHRLATTQEADKIVVFDKGKIIEVGKHIDLLNNEGIYKELCEKQLIKKL
- the tpiA gene encoding triose-phosphate isomerase → MRKPVIAGNWKMHMTCAEAKSYLEEFLPLIKNIKDDRKVVIAPPFTAISTFSNYSDFDFLDISSQNIHWEDEGAFTAEISPKMLIEHRVSYAIVGHSEPRKYFSESDEQINKRAVFAQASGLTPIVCVGETLEQRERGEAYRVITRQVEQGLENTDPSNLVVAYEPIWAIGTGKTCEAKDANKICSLIRELIGFEDLIIQYGGSVKPNNIDEIMSMSDIDGVLVGGASLDPISFARIANYQ
- a CDS encoding virion host shutoff-like protein, with product MNFKRSPFAIQDKNKKDLDNRKEYSTLKELIHEKGISSDLADYWDKECELNPSNPRCLVYDD
- a CDS encoding CGLD27 family protein — encoded protein: MNESKCPVPREQQPTNEFIELSKSNIFSWPKSKKSLILVLIKFWVFAFIIFLVISTGSIYFKTSLLKYILLSFFSSLSIPLLISIRLYIGWNHVFRRLTSERVEYEESGWYDGQVWIKPLFLKEKESLIASIEVKPILRNLIQIFSIISVLALSGILLFQYNNF
- a CDS encoding asparaginase: MSSNFKNLYTSNNPPLQAILMRGTNIESVHKIHAVISDKKGRVLMCAGNPEYKSFIRSALKPFQAIPFVSSGAASKINNDSKSIALACGSHAGTKIHSREAFKILWEYDIDINNLKCPRYKESPLEHNCSGKHAAFLATCKKMNWPLESYLKGDHPLQIEIFRIISEFLEIPISNVKAERDDCGAPTLYLKLIEMSKLYSLLSSSENAELEQISRAMTTNPIMISDNNKFDTEIIKASHGQVIGKGGAEGIQCLCKVNEGIGLALKVEDGSKRAKHAVSLHLLKQLEWISDLRIQDIEEKVFNFSEGVRIEVKGQLKFQES
- a CDS encoding DUF3318 domain-containing protein yields the protein MSELQRLKSLLPPENESWVFIEAAAAIDPPLITLEEIGRDEVEIQIDLDEWDNFAIDHRNLLFWHEVGKIQNDTIPRDGWEMAALAIGLGGAIGELWVQDGLLLLLALGLTSFAGYRLYIKNNSEKKIQDAIFADERAIDLACRFGYSIPNAYKSLGGALKELIEKTRKKKKRSFFEDRLDALRKSAEKARSELSQQEGSEKSVSSENVYGQ
- a CDS encoding DUF6447 family protein — its product is MSEDTNDSGNPVLTFEGKKYLINELSKDIKESIKGLQIAETQLKMHEDTLKLLSISRNSLANQLREKLKNLD